Proteins found in one Panicum hallii strain FIL2 chromosome 4, PHallii_v3.1, whole genome shotgun sequence genomic segment:
- the LOC112888672 gene encoding uncharacterized protein LOC112888672 isoform X1, which translates to MGCVCSRRFPEEPAPRSVADAYVARRARYGPGDFDSGELAIPPPKPPPSHKVSETGTFLGRASIAGLEKAVEVLDTLGSSMTSLNPGSGFLSGGTNRGNKVCILAFEVANTIAKASSLWRSCSDESIKELKEEILHSDGVRILVSSNTSELLQIAAVDKREELAVFSREVIRFGNLCKDPIWHNLGRYFDKYGPEKLTSDNTPQDHSKENMEATVQNLINLAQNTSELYHELHALDRFEQDFKRKFHEEESVPAARRESIMILHSELKRQRKIVKNLKKKSLWSKTLEEVVEKLVDIVIFLHKQIRDSFNEAVHAGTNFFDSEHTQNKRLGSCGLALHYANIINQIENIVSRPLSLPPSSRDNLYHGLPKTVKSALRSRLQSYNTEEERTVAQIKAEMQKTLRWLLPIAENTLRAHQGFGWVGEWANLGSDMIKKSGSQHSITRIQTLHHADKAKTEQYILELVVLLHHLVVQVKNRGYGNKSTKHERSRSNKGLDLQPETRHTTSPVNNGIALSPFSDCERAALDHLSFKRASYGRSQSCEPPPDRGNKAHRSWDSCRSQGSSPAREFGRNPGLDRDTARDLDVIDGLDRLTSYSHPSSPTFC; encoded by the exons ATGGGGTGCGTCTGCTCGAGGCGGTTCCCCGAGGAGCCGGCGCCGCGGTCGGTCGCCGACGCCTACGTCGCGCGCCGCGCCCGGTACGGGCCCGGGGACTTCGACTCCGGCGAGCTCGCCATCCCGCCGCCCAAGCCGCCCCCGTCTCACAAG GTATCAGAAACAGGTACATTTTTGGGAAGAGCTAGCATAGCTGGTCTGGAAAAGGCTGTTGAGGTGTTAGATACCCTCGGGAGCAGCATGACAAGTTTGAATCCTGGCAGTGGCTTTCTCTCTGGGGGAACAAACCGGGGAAATAAAGTCTGTATTTTAGCATTCGAAGTCGCAAATACAATAGCTAAAGCTTCTAGTTTATGGAGGTCATGCTCTGATGAGAGTATAAAAGAGCTTAAGGAAGAGATTTTGCATTCAGATGGAGTGCGGATATTGGTTTCCTCAAATACCAGTGAGCTGTTGCAAATTGCTGCTGTTGATAAAAG GGAAGAACTTGCCGTCTTTTCAAGAGAAGTCATACGGTTCGGCAACCTCTGTAAAGATCCTATATGGCATAACTTGGGACGATATTTCGACAAGTATGGGCCTGAAAA GTTAACGTCAGATAATACGCCTCAGGACCATTCAAAGGAGAATATGGAGGCTACTGTCCAGAATTTGATTAATTTGGCACAAAACACTTCT GAGCTCTACCATGAACTGCACGCTCTGGACAGATTTGAGCAGGATTTTAAAAGGAAATTTCATGAAGAGGAGTCCGTGCCAGCGGCCAGACGAG AGAGCATTATGATATTGCATAGTGAACTAAAGCGCCAGAGGAAGATCGTGAAAAATCTGAAGAAGAAATCCTTGTGGTCTAAGACTTTGGAAGAG GTTGTGGAAAAACTTGTGGACATTGTAATATTTTTGCATAAACAAATCCGAGATTCGTTTAATGAAGCTG TTCATGCAGGAACCAACTTCTTCGACTCCGAGCATACTCAGAACAAAAGGCTAGGTTCCTGTGGTCTGGCTCTACATTATGCTAACATCATCAATCAAATTGAAAATATA GTTTCTCGGCCCCTCTCACTTCCTCCTAGTTCTAGAGACAATTTGTACCATGGTCTGCCAAAAACAGTAAAGTCAGCTCTGCGATCACGACTGCAATCATATAACACCGAAGAAGAG CGTACGGTAGCTCAAATCAAAGCTGAAATGCAGAAAACTCTTCGCTGGCTTCTGCCAATAGCAGAAAATACACTACG AGCACACCAAGGGTTTGGATGGGTCGGCGAATGGGCAAACCTTGG GAGCGACATGATCAAGAAATCTGGTTCCCAGCACAGCATCACCCGCATCCAGACGCTGCATCACGCCGACAAGGCGAAGACGGAGCAGTACATCCTCGAGCTGGTGGTGCTGCTCCATCATCTGGTGGTCCAGGTGAAGAACCGCGGCTACGGGAACAAATCAACCAAGCACGAGCGGTCCCGATCCAACAAGGGGCTGGACCTGCAACCCGAGACCAGGCACACCACATCTCCCGTGAACAATGGCATCGCCCTGAGCCCGTTCTCGGACTGCGAGCGCGCGGCCCTGGACCACCTGAGCTTCAAGAGGGCGAGCTACGGGAGGAGCCAGAGCTGCGAGCCCCCGCCCGACAGAGGGAACAAGGCGCACCGGAGCTGGGACTCGTGCCGGAGCCAGGGCAGCTCGCCGGCGAGGGAGTTCGGCAGGAACCCGGGCCTGGACCGTGACACGGCGAGGGACCTTGATGTAATCGATGGCTTGGATAGACTGACTTCGTACTCGCACCCGTCATCCCCAACGTTTTGCTAG
- the LOC112888672 gene encoding uncharacterized protein LOC112888672 isoform X2: MGCVCSRRFPEEPAPRSVADAYVARRARYGPGDFDSGELAIPPPKPPPSHKVSETGTFLGRASIAGLEKAVEVLDTLGSSMTSLNPGSGFLSGGTNRGNKVCILAFEVANTIAKASSLWRSCSDESIKELKEEILHSDGVRILVSSNTSELLQIAAVDKREELAVFSREVIRFGNLCKDPIWHNLGRYFDKYGPEKLTSDNTPQDHSKENMEATVQNLINLAQNTSELYHELHALDRFEQDFKRKFHEEESVPAARRESIMILHSELKRQRKIVKNLKKKSLWSKTLEEVVEKLVDIVIFLHKQIRDSFNEAGTNFFDSEHTQNKRLGSCGLALHYANIINQIENIVSRPLSLPPSSRDNLYHGLPKTVKSALRSRLQSYNTEEERTVAQIKAEMQKTLRWLLPIAENTLRAHQGFGWVGEWANLGSDMIKKSGSQHSITRIQTLHHADKAKTEQYILELVVLLHHLVVQVKNRGYGNKSTKHERSRSNKGLDLQPETRHTTSPVNNGIALSPFSDCERAALDHLSFKRASYGRSQSCEPPPDRGNKAHRSWDSCRSQGSSPAREFGRNPGLDRDTARDLDVIDGLDRLTSYSHPSSPTFC, from the exons ATGGGGTGCGTCTGCTCGAGGCGGTTCCCCGAGGAGCCGGCGCCGCGGTCGGTCGCCGACGCCTACGTCGCGCGCCGCGCCCGGTACGGGCCCGGGGACTTCGACTCCGGCGAGCTCGCCATCCCGCCGCCCAAGCCGCCCCCGTCTCACAAG GTATCAGAAACAGGTACATTTTTGGGAAGAGCTAGCATAGCTGGTCTGGAAAAGGCTGTTGAGGTGTTAGATACCCTCGGGAGCAGCATGACAAGTTTGAATCCTGGCAGTGGCTTTCTCTCTGGGGGAACAAACCGGGGAAATAAAGTCTGTATTTTAGCATTCGAAGTCGCAAATACAATAGCTAAAGCTTCTAGTTTATGGAGGTCATGCTCTGATGAGAGTATAAAAGAGCTTAAGGAAGAGATTTTGCATTCAGATGGAGTGCGGATATTGGTTTCCTCAAATACCAGTGAGCTGTTGCAAATTGCTGCTGTTGATAAAAG GGAAGAACTTGCCGTCTTTTCAAGAGAAGTCATACGGTTCGGCAACCTCTGTAAAGATCCTATATGGCATAACTTGGGACGATATTTCGACAAGTATGGGCCTGAAAA GTTAACGTCAGATAATACGCCTCAGGACCATTCAAAGGAGAATATGGAGGCTACTGTCCAGAATTTGATTAATTTGGCACAAAACACTTCT GAGCTCTACCATGAACTGCACGCTCTGGACAGATTTGAGCAGGATTTTAAAAGGAAATTTCATGAAGAGGAGTCCGTGCCAGCGGCCAGACGAG AGAGCATTATGATATTGCATAGTGAACTAAAGCGCCAGAGGAAGATCGTGAAAAATCTGAAGAAGAAATCCTTGTGGTCTAAGACTTTGGAAGAG GTTGTGGAAAAACTTGTGGACATTGTAATATTTTTGCATAAACAAATCCGAGATTCGTTTAATGAAGCTG GAACCAACTTCTTCGACTCCGAGCATACTCAGAACAAAAGGCTAGGTTCCTGTGGTCTGGCTCTACATTATGCTAACATCATCAATCAAATTGAAAATATA GTTTCTCGGCCCCTCTCACTTCCTCCTAGTTCTAGAGACAATTTGTACCATGGTCTGCCAAAAACAGTAAAGTCAGCTCTGCGATCACGACTGCAATCATATAACACCGAAGAAGAG CGTACGGTAGCTCAAATCAAAGCTGAAATGCAGAAAACTCTTCGCTGGCTTCTGCCAATAGCAGAAAATACACTACG AGCACACCAAGGGTTTGGATGGGTCGGCGAATGGGCAAACCTTGG GAGCGACATGATCAAGAAATCTGGTTCCCAGCACAGCATCACCCGCATCCAGACGCTGCATCACGCCGACAAGGCGAAGACGGAGCAGTACATCCTCGAGCTGGTGGTGCTGCTCCATCATCTGGTGGTCCAGGTGAAGAACCGCGGCTACGGGAACAAATCAACCAAGCACGAGCGGTCCCGATCCAACAAGGGGCTGGACCTGCAACCCGAGACCAGGCACACCACATCTCCCGTGAACAATGGCATCGCCCTGAGCCCGTTCTCGGACTGCGAGCGCGCGGCCCTGGACCACCTGAGCTTCAAGAGGGCGAGCTACGGGAGGAGCCAGAGCTGCGAGCCCCCGCCCGACAGAGGGAACAAGGCGCACCGGAGCTGGGACTCGTGCCGGAGCCAGGGCAGCTCGCCGGCGAGGGAGTTCGGCAGGAACCCGGGCCTGGACCGTGACACGGCGAGGGACCTTGATGTAATCGATGGCTTGGATAGACTGACTTCGTACTCGCACCCGTCATCCCCAACGTTTTGCTAG
- the LOC112888672 gene encoding uncharacterized protein LOC112888672 isoform X3, producing the protein MGCVCSRRFPEEPAPRSVADAYVARRARYGPGDFDSGELAIPPPKPPPSHKVSETGTFLGRASIAGLEKAVEVLDTLGSSMTSLNPGSGFLSGGTNRGNKVCILAFEVANTIAKASSLWRSCSDESIKELKEEILHSDGVRILVSSNTSELLQIAAVDKREELAVFSREVIRFGNLCKDPIWHNLGRYFDKLTSDNTPQDHSKENMEATVQNLINLAQNTSELYHELHALDRFEQDFKRKFHEEESVPAARRESIMILHSELKRQRKIVKNLKKKSLWSKTLEEVVEKLVDIVIFLHKQIRDSFNEAVHAGTNFFDSEHTQNKRLGSCGLALHYANIINQIENIVSRPLSLPPSSRDNLYHGLPKTVKSALRSRLQSYNTEEERTVAQIKAEMQKTLRWLLPIAENTLRAHQGFGWVGEWANLGSDMIKKSGSQHSITRIQTLHHADKAKTEQYILELVVLLHHLVVQVKNRGYGNKSTKHERSRSNKGLDLQPETRHTTSPVNNGIALSPFSDCERAALDHLSFKRASYGRSQSCEPPPDRGNKAHRSWDSCRSQGSSPAREFGRNPGLDRDTARDLDVIDGLDRLTSYSHPSSPTFC; encoded by the exons ATGGGGTGCGTCTGCTCGAGGCGGTTCCCCGAGGAGCCGGCGCCGCGGTCGGTCGCCGACGCCTACGTCGCGCGCCGCGCCCGGTACGGGCCCGGGGACTTCGACTCCGGCGAGCTCGCCATCCCGCCGCCCAAGCCGCCCCCGTCTCACAAG GTATCAGAAACAGGTACATTTTTGGGAAGAGCTAGCATAGCTGGTCTGGAAAAGGCTGTTGAGGTGTTAGATACCCTCGGGAGCAGCATGACAAGTTTGAATCCTGGCAGTGGCTTTCTCTCTGGGGGAACAAACCGGGGAAATAAAGTCTGTATTTTAGCATTCGAAGTCGCAAATACAATAGCTAAAGCTTCTAGTTTATGGAGGTCATGCTCTGATGAGAGTATAAAAGAGCTTAAGGAAGAGATTTTGCATTCAGATGGAGTGCGGATATTGGTTTCCTCAAATACCAGTGAGCTGTTGCAAATTGCTGCTGTTGATAAAAG GGAAGAACTTGCCGTCTTTTCAAGAGAAGTCATACGGTTCGGCAACCTCTGTAAAGATCCTATATGGCATAACTTGGGACGATATTTCGACAA GTTAACGTCAGATAATACGCCTCAGGACCATTCAAAGGAGAATATGGAGGCTACTGTCCAGAATTTGATTAATTTGGCACAAAACACTTCT GAGCTCTACCATGAACTGCACGCTCTGGACAGATTTGAGCAGGATTTTAAAAGGAAATTTCATGAAGAGGAGTCCGTGCCAGCGGCCAGACGAG AGAGCATTATGATATTGCATAGTGAACTAAAGCGCCAGAGGAAGATCGTGAAAAATCTGAAGAAGAAATCCTTGTGGTCTAAGACTTTGGAAGAG GTTGTGGAAAAACTTGTGGACATTGTAATATTTTTGCATAAACAAATCCGAGATTCGTTTAATGAAGCTG TTCATGCAGGAACCAACTTCTTCGACTCCGAGCATACTCAGAACAAAAGGCTAGGTTCCTGTGGTCTGGCTCTACATTATGCTAACATCATCAATCAAATTGAAAATATA GTTTCTCGGCCCCTCTCACTTCCTCCTAGTTCTAGAGACAATTTGTACCATGGTCTGCCAAAAACAGTAAAGTCAGCTCTGCGATCACGACTGCAATCATATAACACCGAAGAAGAG CGTACGGTAGCTCAAATCAAAGCTGAAATGCAGAAAACTCTTCGCTGGCTTCTGCCAATAGCAGAAAATACACTACG AGCACACCAAGGGTTTGGATGGGTCGGCGAATGGGCAAACCTTGG GAGCGACATGATCAAGAAATCTGGTTCCCAGCACAGCATCACCCGCATCCAGACGCTGCATCACGCCGACAAGGCGAAGACGGAGCAGTACATCCTCGAGCTGGTGGTGCTGCTCCATCATCTGGTGGTCCAGGTGAAGAACCGCGGCTACGGGAACAAATCAACCAAGCACGAGCGGTCCCGATCCAACAAGGGGCTGGACCTGCAACCCGAGACCAGGCACACCACATCTCCCGTGAACAATGGCATCGCCCTGAGCCCGTTCTCGGACTGCGAGCGCGCGGCCCTGGACCACCTGAGCTTCAAGAGGGCGAGCTACGGGAGGAGCCAGAGCTGCGAGCCCCCGCCCGACAGAGGGAACAAGGCGCACCGGAGCTGGGACTCGTGCCGGAGCCAGGGCAGCTCGCCGGCGAGGGAGTTCGGCAGGAACCCGGGCCTGGACCGTGACACGGCGAGGGACCTTGATGTAATCGATGGCTTGGATAGACTGACTTCGTACTCGCACCCGTCATCCCCAACGTTTTGCTAG
- the LOC112888672 gene encoding uncharacterized protein LOC112888672 isoform X4 — protein MGCVCSRRFPEEPAPRSVADAYVARRARYGPGDFDSGELAIPPPKPPPSHKVSETGTFLGRASIAGLEKAVEVLDTLGSSMTSLNPGSGFLSGGTNRGNKVCILAFEVANTIAKASSLWRSCSDESIKELKEEILHSDGVRILVSSNTSELLQIAAVDKREELAVFSREVIRFGNLCKDPIWHNLGRYFDKLTSDNTPQDHSKENMEATVQNLINLAQNTSELYHELHALDRFEQDFKRKFHEEESVPAARRESIMILHSELKRQRKIVKNLKKKSLWSKTLEEVVEKLVDIVIFLHKQIRDSFNEAGTNFFDSEHTQNKRLGSCGLALHYANIINQIENIVSRPLSLPPSSRDNLYHGLPKTVKSALRSRLQSYNTEEERTVAQIKAEMQKTLRWLLPIAENTLRAHQGFGWVGEWANLGSDMIKKSGSQHSITRIQTLHHADKAKTEQYILELVVLLHHLVVQVKNRGYGNKSTKHERSRSNKGLDLQPETRHTTSPVNNGIALSPFSDCERAALDHLSFKRASYGRSQSCEPPPDRGNKAHRSWDSCRSQGSSPAREFGRNPGLDRDTARDLDVIDGLDRLTSYSHPSSPTFC, from the exons ATGGGGTGCGTCTGCTCGAGGCGGTTCCCCGAGGAGCCGGCGCCGCGGTCGGTCGCCGACGCCTACGTCGCGCGCCGCGCCCGGTACGGGCCCGGGGACTTCGACTCCGGCGAGCTCGCCATCCCGCCGCCCAAGCCGCCCCCGTCTCACAAG GTATCAGAAACAGGTACATTTTTGGGAAGAGCTAGCATAGCTGGTCTGGAAAAGGCTGTTGAGGTGTTAGATACCCTCGGGAGCAGCATGACAAGTTTGAATCCTGGCAGTGGCTTTCTCTCTGGGGGAACAAACCGGGGAAATAAAGTCTGTATTTTAGCATTCGAAGTCGCAAATACAATAGCTAAAGCTTCTAGTTTATGGAGGTCATGCTCTGATGAGAGTATAAAAGAGCTTAAGGAAGAGATTTTGCATTCAGATGGAGTGCGGATATTGGTTTCCTCAAATACCAGTGAGCTGTTGCAAATTGCTGCTGTTGATAAAAG GGAAGAACTTGCCGTCTTTTCAAGAGAAGTCATACGGTTCGGCAACCTCTGTAAAGATCCTATATGGCATAACTTGGGACGATATTTCGACAA GTTAACGTCAGATAATACGCCTCAGGACCATTCAAAGGAGAATATGGAGGCTACTGTCCAGAATTTGATTAATTTGGCACAAAACACTTCT GAGCTCTACCATGAACTGCACGCTCTGGACAGATTTGAGCAGGATTTTAAAAGGAAATTTCATGAAGAGGAGTCCGTGCCAGCGGCCAGACGAG AGAGCATTATGATATTGCATAGTGAACTAAAGCGCCAGAGGAAGATCGTGAAAAATCTGAAGAAGAAATCCTTGTGGTCTAAGACTTTGGAAGAG GTTGTGGAAAAACTTGTGGACATTGTAATATTTTTGCATAAACAAATCCGAGATTCGTTTAATGAAGCTG GAACCAACTTCTTCGACTCCGAGCATACTCAGAACAAAAGGCTAGGTTCCTGTGGTCTGGCTCTACATTATGCTAACATCATCAATCAAATTGAAAATATA GTTTCTCGGCCCCTCTCACTTCCTCCTAGTTCTAGAGACAATTTGTACCATGGTCTGCCAAAAACAGTAAAGTCAGCTCTGCGATCACGACTGCAATCATATAACACCGAAGAAGAG CGTACGGTAGCTCAAATCAAAGCTGAAATGCAGAAAACTCTTCGCTGGCTTCTGCCAATAGCAGAAAATACACTACG AGCACACCAAGGGTTTGGATGGGTCGGCGAATGGGCAAACCTTGG GAGCGACATGATCAAGAAATCTGGTTCCCAGCACAGCATCACCCGCATCCAGACGCTGCATCACGCCGACAAGGCGAAGACGGAGCAGTACATCCTCGAGCTGGTGGTGCTGCTCCATCATCTGGTGGTCCAGGTGAAGAACCGCGGCTACGGGAACAAATCAACCAAGCACGAGCGGTCCCGATCCAACAAGGGGCTGGACCTGCAACCCGAGACCAGGCACACCACATCTCCCGTGAACAATGGCATCGCCCTGAGCCCGTTCTCGGACTGCGAGCGCGCGGCCCTGGACCACCTGAGCTTCAAGAGGGCGAGCTACGGGAGGAGCCAGAGCTGCGAGCCCCCGCCCGACAGAGGGAACAAGGCGCACCGGAGCTGGGACTCGTGCCGGAGCCAGGGCAGCTCGCCGGCGAGGGAGTTCGGCAGGAACCCGGGCCTGGACCGTGACACGGCGAGGGACCTTGATGTAATCGATGGCTTGGATAGACTGACTTCGTACTCGCACCCGTCATCCCCAACGTTTTGCTAG
- the LOC112888673 gene encoding probable magnesium transporter NIPA6 isoform X2, with the protein MATMLLGEVANFVAYIFAPAVLVTPLGALSIIVSSVLAHFVLKERLEKLGVLGCVSCIVGSVVVVMHAPEEHMPNSVEEIWNLATQPGFLAYAMTTMLLVGTLVLFFEPRYGQTNILVYLGICSSMGSLTVVSIKAIGVAIKLTLDGVNQAAYPYTWFFLMVAIICGVSQINYLNKALDTFNLAIVSPIYYVMFTTFTIVASGIMFKDWAGQSLSSIASELCGLITILSGTILLHTAEEGGNNSAALLPWPLDKGSISWCISLSSDNLLKNVEEDYFAALQNSPAPV; encoded by the exons ATGGCCACAA TGCTGCTTGGGGAGGTTGCAAACTTTGTTGCCTATATATTCGCGCCAGCTGTACTTGTGACTCCTCTTGGAGCATTAAGCATAATAGTGAG TTCAGTGCTGGCACACTTTGTGCTGAAGGAGCGACTTGAGAAGCtcggggtccttggctgtgtATCGTGCATAGTAGGTTCAGTTGTTGTTGTTATGCATGCACCGGAAGAGCATATGCCTAACTCTGTTGAAGAAATCTGGAACCTAGCTACTCAACCAG GATTTCTAGCATATGCGATGACAACAATGTTACTTGTGGGAACGCTAGTACTCTTCTTTGAACCTCGATATGGTCAGACTAATATCCTAGTATATCTGGGCATCTGCTCCTCAATGGGGTCACTAACG GTTGTTAGCATCAAAGCCATTGGTGTTGCCATAAAGCTTACATTGGATGGAGTGAATCAGGCTGCTTATCCATACACGTGGTTTTTTCTTATGGTTGCAATTATCTGTGGGGTTTCTCAAATAAACTACCTCAACAAG GCACTGGATACATTTAATTTAGCTATTGTTTCTCCCATTTATTATGTAATGTTTACGACCTTTACAATAGTGGCGAGTGGAATTATGTTCAAG GACTGGGCTGGTCAAAGCTTAAGTAGTATTGCTTCGGAATTATGTGGCCTAATAACAATTCTTTCTGGGACAATTTTGTTGCACACAGCAGAAGAGGGAGGCAACAATTCTGCAG CTTTGTTGCCTTGGCCTTTGGATAAGGGATCCATATCATGGTGTATCAGCTTAAGCAGCGACAATCTACTGAAGAATGTTGAAGAGGACTACTTTGCAGCTCTGCAAAATTCACCTGCCCCAGTATGA
- the LOC112888673 gene encoding probable magnesium transporter NIPA6 isoform X1 gives MGEVVSDNAKGLALAVASSAFIGVSFILKKIGLRRAAKCGARAGGGGYTYLSEPLWWAGMATMLLGEVANFVAYIFAPAVLVTPLGALSIIVSSVLAHFVLKERLEKLGVLGCVSCIVGSVVVVMHAPEEHMPNSVEEIWNLATQPGFLAYAMTTMLLVGTLVLFFEPRYGQTNILVYLGICSSMGSLTVVSIKAIGVAIKLTLDGVNQAAYPYTWFFLMVAIICGVSQINYLNKALDTFNLAIVSPIYYVMFTTFTIVASGIMFKDWAGQSLSSIASELCGLITILSGTILLHTAEEGGNNSAALLPWPLDKGSISWCISLSSDNLLKNVEEDYFAALQNSPAPV, from the exons ATGGGGGAGGTGGTGTCGGACAACGCCAAGGGCctggcgctcgccgtcgcctcCAGCGCGTTCATCGGCGTCAGCTTCATCCTCAAGAAGAtcggcctccgccgcgccgccaaGTGCGGCGCACGCGCAG GTGGTGGAGGATACACTTACCTTTCCGAGCCTCTGTGGTGGGCTGGAATGGCCACAA TGCTGCTTGGGGAGGTTGCAAACTTTGTTGCCTATATATTCGCGCCAGCTGTACTTGTGACTCCTCTTGGAGCATTAAGCATAATAGTGAG TTCAGTGCTGGCACACTTTGTGCTGAAGGAGCGACTTGAGAAGCtcggggtccttggctgtgtATCGTGCATAGTAGGTTCAGTTGTTGTTGTTATGCATGCACCGGAAGAGCATATGCCTAACTCTGTTGAAGAAATCTGGAACCTAGCTACTCAACCAG GATTTCTAGCATATGCGATGACAACAATGTTACTTGTGGGAACGCTAGTACTCTTCTTTGAACCTCGATATGGTCAGACTAATATCCTAGTATATCTGGGCATCTGCTCCTCAATGGGGTCACTAACG GTTGTTAGCATCAAAGCCATTGGTGTTGCCATAAAGCTTACATTGGATGGAGTGAATCAGGCTGCTTATCCATACACGTGGTTTTTTCTTATGGTTGCAATTATCTGTGGGGTTTCTCAAATAAACTACCTCAACAAG GCACTGGATACATTTAATTTAGCTATTGTTTCTCCCATTTATTATGTAATGTTTACGACCTTTACAATAGTGGCGAGTGGAATTATGTTCAAG GACTGGGCTGGTCAAAGCTTAAGTAGTATTGCTTCGGAATTATGTGGCCTAATAACAATTCTTTCTGGGACAATTTTGTTGCACACAGCAGAAGAGGGAGGCAACAATTCTGCAG CTTTGTTGCCTTGGCCTTTGGATAAGGGATCCATATCATGGTGTATCAGCTTAAGCAGCGACAATCTACTGAAGAATGTTGAAGAGGACTACTTTGCAGCTCTGCAAAATTCACCTGCCCCAGTATGA
- the LOC112888672 gene encoding uncharacterized protein LOC112888672 isoform X5, translating into MTSLNPGSGFLSGGTNRGNKVCILAFEVANTIAKASSLWRSCSDESIKELKEEILHSDGVRILVSSNTSELLQIAAVDKREELAVFSREVIRFGNLCKDPIWHNLGRYFDKYGPEKLTSDNTPQDHSKENMEATVQNLINLAQNTSELYHELHALDRFEQDFKRKFHEEESVPAARRESIMILHSELKRQRKIVKNLKKKSLWSKTLEEVVEKLVDIVIFLHKQIRDSFNEAVHAGTNFFDSEHTQNKRLGSCGLALHYANIINQIENIVSRPLSLPPSSRDNLYHGLPKTVKSALRSRLQSYNTEEERTVAQIKAEMQKTLRWLLPIAENTLRAHQGFGWVGEWANLGSDMIKKSGSQHSITRIQTLHHADKAKTEQYILELVVLLHHLVVQVKNRGYGNKSTKHERSRSNKGLDLQPETRHTTSPVNNGIALSPFSDCERAALDHLSFKRASYGRSQSCEPPPDRGNKAHRSWDSCRSQGSSPAREFGRNPGLDRDTARDLDVIDGLDRLTSYSHPSSPTFC; encoded by the exons ATGACAAGTTTGAATCCTGGCAGTGGCTTTCTCTCTGGGGGAACAAACCGGGGAAATAAAGTCTGTATTTTAGCATTCGAAGTCGCAAATACAATAGCTAAAGCTTCTAGTTTATGGAGGTCATGCTCTGATGAGAGTATAAAAGAGCTTAAGGAAGAGATTTTGCATTCAGATGGAGTGCGGATATTGGTTTCCTCAAATACCAGTGAGCTGTTGCAAATTGCTGCTGTTGATAAAAG GGAAGAACTTGCCGTCTTTTCAAGAGAAGTCATACGGTTCGGCAACCTCTGTAAAGATCCTATATGGCATAACTTGGGACGATATTTCGACAAGTATGGGCCTGAAAA GTTAACGTCAGATAATACGCCTCAGGACCATTCAAAGGAGAATATGGAGGCTACTGTCCAGAATTTGATTAATTTGGCACAAAACACTTCT GAGCTCTACCATGAACTGCACGCTCTGGACAGATTTGAGCAGGATTTTAAAAGGAAATTTCATGAAGAGGAGTCCGTGCCAGCGGCCAGACGAG AGAGCATTATGATATTGCATAGTGAACTAAAGCGCCAGAGGAAGATCGTGAAAAATCTGAAGAAGAAATCCTTGTGGTCTAAGACTTTGGAAGAG GTTGTGGAAAAACTTGTGGACATTGTAATATTTTTGCATAAACAAATCCGAGATTCGTTTAATGAAGCTG TTCATGCAGGAACCAACTTCTTCGACTCCGAGCATACTCAGAACAAAAGGCTAGGTTCCTGTGGTCTGGCTCTACATTATGCTAACATCATCAATCAAATTGAAAATATA GTTTCTCGGCCCCTCTCACTTCCTCCTAGTTCTAGAGACAATTTGTACCATGGTCTGCCAAAAACAGTAAAGTCAGCTCTGCGATCACGACTGCAATCATATAACACCGAAGAAGAG CGTACGGTAGCTCAAATCAAAGCTGAAATGCAGAAAACTCTTCGCTGGCTTCTGCCAATAGCAGAAAATACACTACG AGCACACCAAGGGTTTGGATGGGTCGGCGAATGGGCAAACCTTGG GAGCGACATGATCAAGAAATCTGGTTCCCAGCACAGCATCACCCGCATCCAGACGCTGCATCACGCCGACAAGGCGAAGACGGAGCAGTACATCCTCGAGCTGGTGGTGCTGCTCCATCATCTGGTGGTCCAGGTGAAGAACCGCGGCTACGGGAACAAATCAACCAAGCACGAGCGGTCCCGATCCAACAAGGGGCTGGACCTGCAACCCGAGACCAGGCACACCACATCTCCCGTGAACAATGGCATCGCCCTGAGCCCGTTCTCGGACTGCGAGCGCGCGGCCCTGGACCACCTGAGCTTCAAGAGGGCGAGCTACGGGAGGAGCCAGAGCTGCGAGCCCCCGCCCGACAGAGGGAACAAGGCGCACCGGAGCTGGGACTCGTGCCGGAGCCAGGGCAGCTCGCCGGCGAGGGAGTTCGGCAGGAACCCGGGCCTGGACCGTGACACGGCGAGGGACCTTGATGTAATCGATGGCTTGGATAGACTGACTTCGTACTCGCACCCGTCATCCCCAACGTTTTGCTAG